A region of Pseudarthrobacter sp. NIBRBAC000502770 DNA encodes the following proteins:
- a CDS encoding ferredoxin--NADP reductase: MSSVDTPQTGPVPSLRGRIGTAVGRFTMYRLILLVLAALAAYSLLLDVLGWLTFGIPEMLAHLALCLGLTWATNRALAALFRVNPHTESSLITGLLLYFLFWPSLQPMDLAGVALACVLASASKYALAWRGRHIFNPAAAGAFATGLTGLNVATWWAATPAMLWLLVPGVLLVLHRTRKLLMAAVFTIVATAIINVELLRSGMTAGMGLWQALAQRPVLFFVGFMLTEPLTLPPRRRQQLVLAGVVGVLFALPWNLGPVANSPEAALLAGNLLAFLSGQRGAVKLRFAGSRPLTPTTAEFSFEPARPVRFLPGQYMELDLPHARPDGKGRRRVFSLTGSPGGRLVSFGVRTAGPVSAAKEALLALRPGDPVTATAVGGDFVLPRDPRRPVLLIAAGIGITPFVSHLSSGALRERDAILLLLARSADEVPYTDELRSSGLPVMVMLADGSRPPSGLASASPGARGEPGAPGRLDGKALAALVPDIARREVYVSGSPASVASLRRAARRAGARRVRTDSFAGY, encoded by the coding sequence ATGAGTTCCGTGGACACACCCCAAACCGGCCCGGTTCCCTCCCTGAGGGGACGAATAGGGACCGCCGTGGGCAGGTTCACCATGTACCGGCTTATCCTCCTGGTCCTGGCCGCCCTTGCCGCCTACAGCCTGCTCCTTGACGTGCTGGGCTGGCTGACGTTCGGCATCCCCGAAATGCTGGCACACCTGGCACTGTGCCTGGGACTGACCTGGGCCACCAACCGGGCGCTTGCGGCGCTCTTCCGGGTTAATCCCCACACCGAGTCCTCCCTGATCACAGGCCTGCTGCTCTACTTCCTGTTCTGGCCCTCCCTGCAACCGATGGACCTGGCGGGGGTGGCGCTGGCGTGCGTCCTGGCGTCGGCGTCGAAATACGCATTGGCGTGGCGCGGACGGCACATCTTCAATCCTGCCGCGGCCGGCGCCTTCGCCACCGGCCTGACCGGGCTGAACGTCGCCACCTGGTGGGCGGCCACTCCGGCCATGCTCTGGCTGCTGGTGCCGGGCGTGCTGCTGGTCCTGCACCGCACGCGCAAGCTGTTGATGGCAGCCGTGTTCACAATAGTCGCAACCGCCATCATCAACGTTGAGCTGCTTCGCTCCGGCATGACCGCCGGGATGGGCCTCTGGCAGGCCCTCGCGCAGCGTCCGGTGCTCTTCTTCGTGGGTTTCATGCTGACCGAGCCCCTCACACTGCCGCCGCGGCGACGCCAGCAGCTGGTCCTTGCCGGCGTGGTGGGAGTGCTCTTCGCGCTCCCGTGGAACCTGGGTCCTGTGGCGAACTCCCCCGAGGCGGCGCTGCTGGCGGGCAACCTGCTGGCCTTCCTGTCCGGCCAGCGCGGGGCCGTGAAGCTCCGGTTTGCTGGAAGCCGCCCGCTGACGCCCACCACTGCCGAGTTCTCTTTCGAGCCCGCCAGGCCGGTGCGTTTCCTCCCCGGACAATACATGGAGCTGGACCTCCCGCACGCCAGGCCGGATGGGAAAGGCCGGCGCCGCGTGTTCAGCCTGACCGGTTCCCCTGGCGGGCGCCTGGTGTCCTTTGGCGTCCGCACGGCCGGTCCGGTGTCTGCGGCAAAGGAGGCGCTCCTGGCACTGCGGCCCGGCGACCCTGTGACGGCCACGGCGGTGGGCGGCGACTTTGTCCTGCCGCGGGATCCCCGCCGGCCGGTACTGCTCATCGCCGCAGGCATCGGCATCACGCCATTCGTGTCCCACCTGTCCTCCGGCGCCTTGCGGGAGCGGGATGCCATCCTCCTGCTCCTGGCCAGGAGCGCTGACGAAGTTCCCTACACAGACGAACTCCGGTCATCCGGCCTCCCGGTGATGGTGATGCTGGCAGACGGCTCCCGGCCGCCGTCGGGCCTGGCCTCAGCTTCACCCGGGGCGCGCGGCGAGCCCGGCGCTCCCGGCCGGCTGGATGGAAAGGCGCTTGCAGCGCTTGTCCCGGACATTGCCCGCCGGGAGGTCTATGTCTCCGGCTCCCCGGCAAGCGTCGCATCCCTGCGCCGGGCAGCGCGGCGCGCAGGTGCGCGCCGGGTCAGAACCGACTCTTTCGCCGGCTACTGA
- the argS gene encoding arginine--tRNA ligase yields MTPEELSLAISACLKDAVAAGEIALAESAIPAEVRVERPKNRDHGDWATNIALQLAKPAGTNPREFAAILSARLKSINGVSAVDIAGPGFLNITVDAAAAGALAKVIVEAGRSYGTNTALAGRTVNMEFVSANPTGPLHIGHTRWAALGDSIARVLRASGADVTAEYYINDAGSQMNTFATSVYNRLHGLPVPDGGYPGQYIADLGHEVLTAHPDIRELTEVAALPVIRAAAYEAQMKDIKATLAEFGVEFDVFFSEQELHDAGAIESAVARLREQGHVFDDGGAVWLRTTDFGDDKDRVMIRANGEPTYFAADAAYYLSKKDRGFTEKIYLLGADHHGYINRLKAIAAAAGDDPEVNIEVLIGQLVSVNGAKLSKRAGNIIELKDLIEWLGKDAVRYSLARFPADSPLTLDPELLKKHSNENPVFYVQYAHARSRGAARNAVAAGVERQVDGQDSFDASLLDHATENELLSYLGSYPSIVAKAAELREPHRVARHLEAIAGAYHRWYDACRIAPMGEEPVTDLNRTRLWLNDATSQVLANGLDLLGVSAPERM; encoded by the coding sequence GTGACTCCCGAAGAACTTTCCCTCGCCATATCCGCCTGCCTCAAGGACGCCGTCGCCGCCGGCGAAATCGCCCTTGCGGAATCAGCAATTCCCGCTGAGGTGCGCGTGGAGCGACCCAAGAACAGGGACCACGGCGACTGGGCCACCAACATCGCCCTCCAGCTCGCCAAGCCGGCAGGGACCAACCCGCGTGAATTCGCTGCCATCCTCAGTGCCCGGCTGAAGTCCATCAATGGTGTTTCCGCGGTGGACATCGCCGGCCCGGGATTCCTGAACATCACCGTTGACGCCGCGGCAGCCGGTGCCCTGGCCAAGGTCATCGTTGAGGCCGGCCGGAGCTACGGCACCAATACGGCGCTCGCCGGCCGCACGGTCAACATGGAGTTCGTGTCCGCCAATCCCACCGGGCCGCTGCACATCGGACACACCCGCTGGGCAGCCCTGGGTGACTCGATTGCACGGGTGTTGCGCGCCTCCGGCGCCGACGTCACTGCGGAGTACTACATCAACGACGCCGGCTCGCAGATGAACACCTTCGCCACCTCCGTCTACAACCGGCTGCACGGCCTTCCCGTGCCCGACGGCGGCTACCCCGGGCAGTACATCGCGGACCTTGGCCACGAAGTGCTCACCGCCCACCCCGACATCCGCGAGCTCACCGAAGTTGCGGCCCTGCCCGTCATCCGGGCCGCGGCCTATGAAGCCCAGATGAAGGACATCAAGGCCACGCTGGCAGAGTTCGGCGTCGAGTTCGACGTCTTCTTCTCCGAGCAGGAACTGCACGACGCCGGCGCGATCGAGAGCGCCGTGGCGCGCCTTCGCGAGCAGGGCCACGTGTTCGACGACGGCGGTGCGGTCTGGCTGCGGACCACGGACTTTGGCGACGACAAGGACCGCGTGATGATCCGCGCCAACGGCGAGCCCACCTACTTCGCCGCGGACGCCGCCTACTACCTGTCCAAGAAGGACCGCGGCTTCACGGAAAAGATCTACCTCCTGGGCGCCGACCACCACGGCTACATCAACCGGCTCAAGGCCATTGCGGCCGCGGCCGGGGATGATCCAGAAGTCAACATCGAGGTGCTGATTGGCCAGCTGGTTTCGGTAAATGGAGCCAAGCTGTCCAAGCGCGCGGGCAACATCATCGAGCTCAAGGACCTGATTGAGTGGCTGGGCAAGGATGCCGTCCGCTACTCCCTGGCCCGTTTCCCCGCGGACTCGCCGTTGACGCTTGATCCGGAGCTGCTGAAGAAGCACAGCAACGAGAACCCAGTGTTCTACGTCCAGTACGCCCACGCCCGTTCCCGCGGCGCCGCGCGCAACGCGGTGGCTGCCGGCGTCGAACGCCAGGTGGACGGCCAGGACAGCTTCGACGCCTCGCTCCTGGACCACGCCACGGAAAACGAGCTGCTCTCCTACCTGGGCAGCTACCCGTCCATCGTGGCCAAGGCCGCGGAACTGCGCGAACCGCACCGCGTGGCGCGCCACCTCGAGGCCATCGCCGGGGCCTACCACCGCTGGTATGACGCCTGCCGCATTGCCCCCATGGGTGAAGAACCCGTCACGGACCTCAACCGCACCCGGCTCTGGCTGAATGACGCCACCAGCCAGGTACTGGCGAATGGCCTTGACCTCCTGGGCGTTTCCGCGCCGGAACGGATGTAG
- a CDS encoding cation diffusion facilitator family transporter translates to MAESEKRTKSSSTLLTVIIAFVANVLVAAAKSVAAVLSGSASMAAEAAHSWADTGNQVFLFFAERRSARPRDKGHPMGYGREAYVWSMFAAFGLFTAGAVVSIMHGIQEIVSPEPAADFMVAYIVLAVAFVFEGISFVQAFRQTRKAAHELERHTLEQVLISSDPTLRAVFAEDAAALIGLVIAFVGVFLHQVTGSPLPDAIGSIAVGVLLAVVAVVLIDRNRRFLVGQGVTPDIERSMARRVLEHRDIARLTYLHLEFVGPRKLYLVAAVDLEGDHPEHEVAVALRRIERELEDHATVEEAVLTLATLDEPALNF, encoded by the coding sequence ATGGCTGAATCCGAAAAGCGAACCAAGTCCAGTTCCACCCTGCTGACGGTCATCATCGCCTTCGTGGCGAATGTGCTGGTGGCGGCGGCAAAGTCGGTGGCGGCCGTCCTCTCCGGCTCGGCTTCGATGGCGGCGGAGGCGGCGCACTCCTGGGCGGACACGGGCAACCAGGTGTTCCTGTTTTTCGCGGAACGGCGGTCAGCCCGGCCCCGGGACAAGGGACATCCCATGGGATACGGCCGCGAAGCCTACGTCTGGTCGATGTTCGCCGCGTTCGGCCTCTTTACGGCAGGTGCGGTGGTGTCCATCATGCACGGCATCCAGGAAATAGTTTCCCCTGAGCCGGCCGCCGACTTCATGGTGGCCTACATCGTCCTGGCGGTGGCTTTCGTCTTCGAAGGGATCTCCTTCGTCCAGGCGTTCCGCCAAACCCGGAAAGCGGCGCACGAACTGGAACGGCACACCCTCGAACAGGTCCTCATCAGCTCTGATCCCACGCTGCGCGCCGTCTTTGCCGAGGATGCCGCGGCGCTGATCGGCCTTGTCATAGCGTTCGTGGGCGTGTTCCTGCACCAGGTCACCGGGTCGCCGCTGCCCGACGCCATTGGTTCGATCGCCGTGGGCGTGTTGCTCGCCGTCGTCGCCGTGGTCCTGATCGACCGGAACCGGCGCTTCCTGGTGGGCCAGGGCGTCACGCCCGATATTGAGCGTTCCATGGCGCGGCGGGTGCTGGAGCACCGCGACATCGCCCGGCTCACCTACCTGCACCTGGAATTCGTTGGTCCGCGCAAGCTGTACCTCGTGGCGGCGGTGGACCTGGAGGGGGACCATCCGGAGCATGAGGTGGCAGTGGCCCTGCGCAGGATCGAGCGGGAGCTGGAAGACCACGCAACAGTTGAAGAAGCTGTGCTGACCCTGGCAACCCTTGATGAGCCGGCACTGAATTTCTGA
- a CDS encoding M4 family metallopeptidase codes for MHVPFCSIVPPYMLRRLAQQDAPEFSSAASAARKALVHVESFQAARSQAVPALPPGLRQDKAGPVKRAIYDAGGEETLPGNPVRNEGGAATGDAATDEAYDGLGSTHRLYADAFGRDSVDGRGLKLDATVHFGKLYDNAFWNGSQMVFGDGDGDVFERFTKSLSVIGHELAHGVTQYSAGLAYRNQAGALNESMSDVFGALVEQHVENQTAAQASWLIGEGLFTPKVQGQALRSMKAPGTAYDDDVLGKDPQPDSMDSYVRTSADNGGVHINSGIPNRAFYLVADALGGYAWEAPGRIWYETLTNGSLPPSATFSVFARATVRAATDLFGSGSTEHDAVGAAWETVKVKL; via the coding sequence ATGCACGTTCCGTTCTGTTCAATCGTTCCGCCGTACATGTTGCGGCGGCTGGCGCAGCAGGATGCGCCGGAGTTCTCTTCCGCGGCCAGCGCCGCCAGGAAAGCACTGGTCCACGTCGAATCGTTCCAGGCGGCCCGTTCACAGGCTGTTCCGGCCCTTCCGCCCGGACTGCGGCAGGACAAGGCGGGGCCGGTCAAGCGGGCCATCTACGATGCCGGCGGCGAGGAAACCCTCCCAGGCAATCCTGTCCGCAATGAAGGCGGAGCCGCCACGGGAGATGCCGCAACTGACGAAGCCTATGACGGGCTCGGATCCACTCACCGGCTCTATGCCGACGCCTTCGGGCGGGATTCGGTGGACGGCCGCGGACTGAAGCTGGACGCCACGGTGCACTTTGGCAAGCTGTACGACAATGCCTTCTGGAACGGCAGCCAGATGGTCTTTGGCGACGGCGACGGAGATGTCTTCGAACGGTTCACCAAGTCCCTGAGCGTCATAGGGCACGAACTGGCCCACGGCGTCACCCAGTACTCGGCCGGGCTTGCCTACCGGAACCAGGCCGGCGCCCTGAACGAATCCATGTCCGACGTCTTTGGCGCGCTCGTTGAGCAGCACGTGGAGAACCAAACGGCAGCGCAGGCCAGCTGGCTGATCGGGGAAGGGCTCTTCACGCCGAAGGTCCAGGGACAGGCGCTGCGGTCCATGAAAGCGCCGGGGACCGCATACGACGACGACGTCCTGGGCAAGGACCCGCAGCCTGACTCCATGGACTCCTACGTCCGGACCAGCGCAGACAACGGCGGCGTCCACATCAACTCAGGCATCCCCAACCGCGCCTTCTACCTGGTGGCGGACGCGCTGGGCGGCTACGCGTGGGAGGCCCCGGGCCGCATCTGGTACGAGACCCTGACCAACGGTTCCCTGCCACCGTCGGCAACCTTCAGCGTCTTCGCCCGTGCCACGGTGCGCGCCGCCACGGACCTGTTCGGTTCCGGGTCCACCGAGCATGACGCCGTAGGGGCGGCGTGGGAAACTGTAAAGGTCAAACTTTAA
- a CDS encoding FAD:protein FMN transferase, producing MSGTDWEGFAFQGIGTDWEISTPLPLTAALRESLLDHIERFDAAWSRFRADSLVAAMARAPGRYRFPDEAAALGPLYSTLYGLTDGAMTPLIGSSLERLGYDPAYSLRPAGPPLPAPPWESVLSWSGTSLTASEPVVLDIGAAGKGLLVDLLAAELEGAGTGSFIIDASGDLLVRGPDPVSVALEHPYNPAQAIGVVELDGRALCASAANRRAWGDGLHHVLDGTTGQPVRTAVATWALAETAMVADALATALFFVPGALLADTFDFSWLTVFSDGSATYSAEFEGKLFS from the coding sequence GTGTCCGGCACGGACTGGGAGGGCTTTGCGTTCCAGGGGATAGGCACCGACTGGGAGATCTCCACACCCCTGCCCTTGACGGCGGCGCTTCGGGAGAGCCTCCTGGACCACATTGAAAGGTTCGACGCCGCGTGGTCCCGGTTCAGGGCCGACTCGCTGGTGGCGGCGATGGCCCGCGCACCGGGACGCTACCGGTTTCCCGACGAGGCCGCAGCGCTCGGCCCGCTGTATTCCACCCTGTACGGTTTGACCGACGGCGCCATGACGCCGCTGATCGGCAGCAGCCTGGAACGGCTGGGGTACGATCCCGCCTACTCGCTCCGGCCGGCAGGTCCGCCACTCCCGGCGCCCCCTTGGGAGTCGGTCCTCAGCTGGTCCGGGACCAGCCTGACGGCCAGTGAGCCGGTGGTGCTGGACATCGGCGCCGCCGGCAAGGGTTTGTTGGTGGACCTGCTGGCCGCCGAACTGGAGGGCGCCGGCACCGGATCCTTCATCATTGATGCCAGCGGCGACCTGCTGGTCCGCGGCCCGGACCCCGTCAGTGTTGCCCTCGAACACCCCTACAACCCGGCCCAGGCCATCGGCGTCGTGGAGCTGGACGGGCGGGCCCTGTGTGCTTCGGCGGCCAACCGGCGTGCCTGGGGCGACGGACTGCACCACGTCCTGGACGGAACCACCGGGCAGCCGGTGCGGACCGCCGTCGCCACCTGGGCGCTGGCGGAAACAGCCATGGTCGCCGATGCCCTCGCCACCGCCCTCTTCTTCGTTCCGGGCGCCCTGCTCGCGGACACGTTCGATTTTTCCTGGCTGACAGTCTTTTCCGACGGCAGTGCAACCTACTCAGCCGAATTCGAAGGGAAGCTGTTCTCATGA
- a CDS encoding protealysin inhibitor emfourin: protein MKIKVERTGGIAAITRVWTVDARTDSDLSQWQPLVEACPWDAVPSTPRAAAAAFAPPQPDRFIYSITAGQRRAALPEQALTGPWRILVDTARAAAEEAGGPLPGAGSGPA, encoded by the coding sequence ATGAAGATCAAGGTGGAACGCACGGGCGGAATCGCGGCGATTACGCGGGTATGGACGGTGGACGCCCGGACGGACAGCGACCTCAGCCAGTGGCAGCCCCTCGTCGAGGCTTGCCCGTGGGATGCGGTTCCCAGCACCCCACGGGCAGCAGCGGCTGCCTTCGCGCCGCCCCAGCCGGACCGCTTCATCTACTCCATCACCGCAGGGCAGCGCAGGGCTGCCCTGCCCGAACAAGCCCTCACCGGACCCTGGCGCATCCTGGTTGACACCGCGCGGGCCGCCGCGGAGGAAGCCGGCGGACCGCTTCCCGGTGCTGGCAGCGGCCCTGCCTGA
- the lysA gene encoding diaminopimelate decarboxylase, producing MTHAAAQGSPLAPEWLTVPDDLNALHEPMWAGDAARNGDGELSIGGIPVSELQRQYGTPLFVMSENDFRARARAFSDAFNDAFADICGGVDVYYAGKSFLCTAVVRWVEEEGLRLDTASGGELAVAYRAGIPGADVALHGNNKSDGEIHRALDMGLGRIVVDSLDELVRVGAIAQGRGEQAKVMLRLTPGVHAHTHEFIATAHEDQKFGLSMAADTTDQAGISAAEEAVAAASAHPGIELLGLHCHIGSQIFEPDGFALAAEKLLRFLAAMQEKYSITLPELDLGGGYGIAYTPVDTPRPAAEIANAMAAVVRSTCAELGIDAPRISIEPGRAIVGSTTFTLYEVGTLKTVRVDVPGTSGDGDAGNNVTYPRRYVSVDGGMSDNARPVLYDADYSAVLASRTSGAAPQLSRVVGKHCESGDIVVRDVYLPEDVAAGDLLAVPGTGAYCWALSSNYNYLARPGVVAVRDGSSRLIVRGETEEDLLNRDMGA from the coding sequence ATGACGCACGCAGCAGCACAGGGATCTCCGCTTGCCCCGGAATGGCTTACCGTTCCGGATGACCTCAATGCCCTCCACGAACCGATGTGGGCCGGCGACGCAGCACGCAACGGGGACGGTGAACTCAGCATCGGCGGCATCCCCGTCAGCGAGTTGCAGCGGCAATACGGGACCCCGCTTTTCGTGATGAGCGAGAACGACTTCCGTGCCCGCGCCAGGGCATTCAGCGACGCCTTTAATGACGCCTTCGCGGATATCTGCGGGGGAGTGGATGTGTACTACGCCGGCAAGTCATTCCTCTGCACCGCGGTGGTGCGCTGGGTGGAGGAAGAAGGGCTGCGGCTGGACACGGCCTCGGGCGGCGAACTCGCCGTGGCCTACCGGGCCGGAATTCCCGGCGCGGACGTAGCCCTGCACGGCAACAACAAGTCCGACGGCGAGATCCACCGGGCGCTTGACATGGGCCTGGGGCGGATCGTGGTGGACAGCCTCGATGAGCTCGTGCGGGTCGGCGCGATCGCGCAGGGTCGCGGGGAGCAGGCGAAGGTCATGCTGCGGCTCACCCCCGGCGTGCATGCCCACACGCACGAATTCATCGCCACCGCCCACGAGGACCAGAAGTTCGGCCTCTCGATGGCTGCCGATACCACCGATCAAGCCGGGATCTCCGCTGCCGAGGAAGCGGTGGCAGCCGCATCAGCGCATCCTGGCATCGAGCTGCTGGGCCTGCACTGCCACATCGGCTCCCAGATCTTCGAGCCGGACGGGTTTGCGCTGGCCGCCGAGAAACTGCTGCGCTTCCTGGCCGCCATGCAGGAAAAGTACTCCATCACCCTGCCGGAACTGGACCTTGGCGGCGGCTACGGGATCGCCTACACGCCGGTGGACACCCCCCGCCCCGCCGCGGAGATCGCCAACGCGATGGCCGCTGTCGTGCGTTCCACCTGCGCCGAGCTGGGCATCGACGCGCCGCGCATCTCCATCGAACCGGGACGCGCCATCGTGGGCAGCACCACCTTCACGCTGTACGAAGTGGGCACGCTGAAGACGGTCCGCGTGGACGTACCCGGCACCTCCGGCGACGGTGACGCGGGCAACAACGTTACGTATCCCCGCCGGTATGTTTCGGTGGACGGCGGCATGAGCGACAACGCCCGCCCGGTGCTGTACGACGCGGATTATTCGGCCGTCCTGGCCTCGCGGACGTCCGGCGCCGCCCCGCAGCTGTCCCGCGTGGTGGGCAAACATTGCGAGAGCGGCGACATAGTTGTTAGAGATGTATATCTGCCCGAGGACGTGGCAGCCGGTGATCTGCTTGCTGTACCGGGAACCGGCGCCTACTGCTGGGCCCTCTCGAGCAACTACAACTATCTGGCCCGGCCGGGCGTTGTCGCGGTGCGCGACGGATCTTCCCGGCTGATTGTCCGCGGGGAAACCGAAGAAGACCTGCTGAACCGCGACATGGGAGCCTGA